The nucleotide window AACTTGGCATTTGTAGATTTGATCATGTGTCACAGAAGAAAATTGCTCTGGGGTTTTCAGTCATATTTGCATAAACCAAAATCTTCCACTTGAACTGAAAAGAAAAAATGTGGATTAAAAACAAACTTATACTAAAGAGTTTtttgataaatgtgaccctgaaccacaaaaccagccattttttttaaattgaaatgtatacatactgaataaataagctctccACTGATACATGTTGATGTTTGTtatgacaggacaatatttggattagttacaactatttgaaaatctggaatctgaaaaaaaaaaaaaaaaaaacgcctttaaagttgtccaaatgaagtccttagcaatgcatattctcGTAAACTTTGCATTTGTAGAACAATTTATAGATTTGATCATGTTTCGTAGATTAAATTGCTCTGGGGTTTTCAGTCATATTTGCATAAACCAAAATCTTTAATTTGAACTGAAAAGAAAAAATGTGGattaaaaacaatttaatttataCTGAAGAGTgttttaataaatgtgaccctggaccacaaaaccagtcataagggtaaatcaTTGAGATtcatactgaataaataagctttccattgaagtatggtttgttaggataggataatatttggccgagaaacaactatttaaaaatctggaatccgaggctgcaaaaaaaaaaaaaaaaaatttaaatattgagaaaattgcttttaaagttgtccgaatgaggtccttagcaatgcatattactaatcaaaaattaagttttgaaaaaattgacaaaatatcttcttggaacatatttacttaatatcctaatgatttttgaaaaatcattttggcccatacaattgttggctatcgctacaaattTTCATGTGCATGGTATTGCAAAAAGAAAACGCCTACCAAATTATGCCAATTCTACCAAAATTCTATCAAATCTACCAAAAACAGTCCAGTTTTGCACAGTAGTGTTGGATTGCCACAAAAACAGACTGCTTTCTTTTTtgtaaattaagatttatacatcatttgaaagctgaataaataagttttccattgatgtatggtttgtaatacttggccaagatacaactatttgaaaatctggaatctgagggtgcaaaaaatctaaatattgagaaaattgcctttaaagttgtccaaatgaagtccttagcactgcatattactaatcaaaaattaagttttgatatatttacggttggaaatttacaaaatatcttcatggagcatgatctttacttaatatcccagtgatttttggcataaaaaaaacgataattttgacccatacaatgtattgttggctattgctacaaatatacacatgcaacttaagactggtttcgtagtccatggtcacaaatttgcatttgcatgGTATTGCAAAAAGAAAGCGTCTTAGAATTACACCAATTCTACCAAAAATGTCCAGTTTTGCACAGCAGTGTTGGATAACCTCAAAAACAGACAGCTTTTGGGATTAAATTAGCTGTCTAATGTACAATTGGagaataattgtgaccctggaccacgagactggtcatatgggtcaatttgttttttaaataatcaagcTTACCattaatatattgtttgttaggataggagaatatttgactgagatggaactatttgaaaatctggaagctgagggcacctttaaagttgtccaaatgaagtttgaaatgcaagttttgatatatttagtaggaaatatcttcatggaacatgatctttacttaatatcctaatgatttttgccattatggaaaaattgatcatttttaacacaatgctacaaatatacccaggcTAATTTCTTACTTTGTTGTCCAGAGTCacaattttttttgtgtgcatttgCATGGTATTGCAAAAAGAAAACACCTACCAGATTAGGCCAGTTCTACCAAAATATCTACCAAAAATCTACAAAATCTACCAAAAACGATCCAGTTTTGCACAACAGGGACTGGTCTATAGGGCATATCTATACAATAATGCATTTAGCCATTAAGTAGAAATTTAGTTGAACTATTTTTTCAAACGTGTTTTGTCCTCAGTTATTTAGCACTGGAATCCAGTGTACTCCTCAACGAAGCAGTTGAAGGTGACAGATGACAAATAGAAAGGCTTTTTTCACTCCCCCCCCTAGCTATTTAATAAGTCAGGGCACATTTGCTTCCAGATAGTGACGGTTTTCTTGACACTGAGAACACAGTGACTCTAGTGACTTTTCCATGCTGTCATTGGCGTATTGCAGGATGTCAGCGATTTGATACACTGACGTCGAGATATAGAGAAATATGTGCCTGTCCCGGCACTCACTGACAGTGACGGGGCACTTTTTATCTGTGTGCATTGCACTGCAATGTAAACACACAGCCTTGGCTTGGTATAATTACAACGATAATGATTTTTGGGAATGATTGTGGCTGTAAACTCTGACAGGTTGCTGAACTCCAATGCCCTCACCACAATAAGAGACGATGCATTTTCTGGCCTCCCGCACCTGGAGTATCTGTGAGTTTTGTTTAATTGTTATTTCATTCTTTAAAAAAGTCATTATGTTATAGAtgaaagaaatagttcacccaaaaatgcaaatatttacTCTCCcgcagaccatccaagatgtagatgagttagtttcttcatcagatttggagaaatgtagcattacatcacttgctcaccaatggatccactgcagtgaatgggtgccgtgagaacgagagtccaaacagctgataaaaacatcacaactaATTCACACAACTCCAGCCCATCAGTTAACatcctgtgaagtgaaaagcaacatgtttgtaagaaataaatccatcattaagacgtttttaatatcaaactgttgcttctggctaaaacaAGAGTCCTCTATCTATAATGTTCTTtctactgtaaaaaaaacaagTAGTCTTGTCTGAAACAGGAGAGAAATGTGCTCAGAtgaagcactgtttacaagcgaaAAAGGtcttaacattaacattaacaaatatgtggctggattttaatgtgagagcATTTTTTTGActtattatggactcatatttttaATAATAGCCAGAAGTGActatttaaagttaaaacaccttaatgTTGGAATTGTTACTTACAAACATGCATCTTTTTacctcacaagatgttaactgatggactggagtggtgtggattacttgtggattactgtgatgtttttatcagctgtttggactctaattctgacggcacccattcactgcagaggatccattggtgagcaaatgatgtaatgctatatttctccaaatcagttctgttgaagaaacaaactcattcacATCTTGGATAGTACATCTTTGAGTAAACTCTTAATTTAAGCGAAGAATATATTGGGAAGCTCTGATTTTGAATGTTTACATATTGAAATATCTTTTCAGTTTTAGATGTTTTCAAttgaaatgaatacatttaatgttttaatggttgTTTCAGTTAATCCTAATGGCTCCTTTTCATGTACTATACACTGACAATCATCAATTATTTACTTTCTACTCTTAATTTTCTCTCTGCAGGTTTATAGAAAACAACAAGATTGAAACAACATCAAAATACTCTTTCAGAGGACTTAGGGATTTGACTCATCTGTACGTTACTTTTTATCATATTAAGAGGATGTACAGTACATTTGCCAGTTATTTTGCTTTACTCTAAAGTGTTGCTGTATCCCTTACAGGTCTTTGGCAAACAACAACATTAAAGCTTTGCCCAGAGATCTTTTCATTGATCTGGACTCATTGATAGAGCTGTGAGTCTAGGCTTCTGTATTTGCTTACTTAGCAATAACTGTATTATAGTAGAGTGCATCGAATATGATATGATAAAATGTCTTTTTAAGCCTATAGAAATGTACACTGTATAAGAAGTTCAATGCTTATTGATGTTTTCATGTACGTTTCCTTGCAGAGACCTGAGGGGCAATGTTTTTGAGTGTGATTGTCGAGCGAAGTGGCTGATGTTGTGGCTGAAGAGCACGAACGCCACTGTATCAGACGTCCTCTGCGCCGGTCCTGAGGAGATGAAGGGCAAACGGCTCAATGACATGGCGAGCTTACATAACGAATGCATCTCTACAGGTATGTGAATGAGCATGTGCATGCTGGGTGCAGACTATAAATACCATTCACtgcattttgtttattatttatagctgttttttttttattgacctTGTGATATTTAATGAAAATGTCCGGTCAAATGACTTCTCTCTGTTGACTCATTTAGTTTGCTTAAACTTGAGTGGAATATCTATGAATCAAATCAACAACcaatgagtttttatttttattttgatacaTTCTGATTACACTCAGATGCACATCACAATATGGAAGAAAAGATCTGATGCATTTCGTATATCTGCATATATcttgtatatgggccattctacagacttggtccaaagtcagagttggaaatgtcttttttttttttaaatgtgtatgtGTGCAAACTCAaactgtataatatccaaggtacacatttctagtaattgtgcagttaattctcatattgtattttcaggttttggaatatttgtcctttcCTCAAATTTGTCACTACAGAAATGCATAATTAattaagaagggttatattgacctattaagatttagcTGACacctacattgtaaatatatatttttgctattttataaaaaaaaaatataacaattgcatttttaacaatatttcagataatgttactttttgttactaccaaaacaatgatgacatgtttcggtGAAAGATGTCACCGAAACggcaccaaatgtttcggtaggtAGTGACTGTTAAGGTAGTGAAAATTTTATGGGATGACACCCAAAAAACTCAAAGATGTTACTACCGAAAAGGCACCAtatatttcggtagtgacaattttatgggataacaccccaaaaagcCAAAGATGTTACTGCCGAAACGCTACCAAATGTTTCGTTAGTGACAGTTACGGTAATGGCAATTTTATGGGATGAcacaaaaaatcaaaacaaagatcactacagccattattgttgtcaacttggtggtgtgtttggggtggttattggaaaactgccgttctgcctagtttctggagggaaggcatcatattctgcttcagaatgtacagtacataatggaatccatgtttcccttaaTGAGccgcagctccccagaaccagcagcactcatgcagccccagaccatgatgctaccaccaccatgcttgactggaGGCAAGACACAAGTTTCTTGGTGcttctcaccagggcatcgccacacatgctggacaccatctgagccaaacaagtttatcttgtagtctcatcagaccacaggatatggttccagtaattcatgctcttagacaggttgtcttcagcaaaccgttTGCGGGATTTTTTGTGAGCCAGCTTTAGAAGAGGCTTTCATCTGGGATGACGCCTacgcaaaccgacttgttgcagtgtgcgacgtatggtctgagcactgacaagctgaccttctacttctgcaacctttaaagcaatactggctgcactcatgcatctgtttttgtgAAGCCAGGTTTTGAACCTGACACATAGAAAGAGTACATAACTTCgttgatcaacccttgcaaggcctgttccgaatagAACCCATCTTAAAACACCTCTgtatgactctgaccactgtagtgtaactcggtttcagggtgttactgaacctctaatagtcttGGCAATCTTGCTGGAGAGCAATGTACAAAATATACTAAAGTGGTTGCAGAAatatgaggggtgtactcacttttgtgagatactgtatctgAACCTATTTATATCTCTTTAGTGTTTTCATGCAGCATAACAGTGATGAGATGCAAAACAGAATTAGTAATGTGTTTTTTACCATGTATTGTCCAGATTTCATTCCTCTTCACTCTGTGGCTACGGAGTCTTTGTCTGTGGACACGTTCTCCCACAAGAACGACGTGTACGTGGCCATCGCTGCTCCCAACATAGAGAGCTGCATGGTGCTCCAGTGGGACCACATCGAGATGAACTTCAGGAGTTACGACAACATCACAGGTACAGTCATGCTGATAAGGATTAAGTATGGCCAAAAAATTCTCATGCAATGTGTTTTCTTTTAATCTCAGGTCAGTCCATAGTTGGCTGCAAGTCTGTGATCATCCAGGACCAGGTGTTTGTCATCGTTGCGCAACTCTTTGGTGGCTCCCACATCTACAAGTTTGACGAAGACCAAAGCAAGTTCACAAAGTTCCAAGACATTGAGGTCTCCAAGATTTCCAAGCCGAATGACATCGAGGCCTTTCAGATCGGCAACGAATGGTTCTTCATCATCGCTGACAGCTCGAAGGCTGGTCTTTCCACCCTCTACAAATGGAACGACAAGGGTTTCTACTCCTACCAGTCGCTTCACGAATGGTTTCGTGATACCGATGCAGAGTTCGTCAATTTGGACGGCAAGGCCCATCTTATCCTAGCGAGTCGTTCCCAAGTACCAGTCATCTACCAGTGGAGCAGGAGCACTCAGAAGTTTGCCTTGCAAGGGGAGATCCCAAACATGGAAGATGTAGTCGCTGTCAAGGCCTTCTGGATCAAGGAGGATCTTTATCTGGCCATGACCCGATACATCGGCGACTCCAAAGTCTTGCATTGGACTGCTAAGGAGTTCTCCGAGATTCAGGCCCTTCCTTCAAGAGGGTCCATGATCCTGCAGCCGTTTACCTTCAAAGAAAGGTACTACCTGGCTCTGGGAAGCGACTACACCTTCTCGCAGGTCTACCTGTGGGATGCTGAGGAGAAGGTTTTTGAGCGTTTCAAGGAGGTCTACATCCAGGCTCCACGTTCCTTCACTGTGGTCTCCACTGACCGGAGGGACTTCTTATTTGCCTCCAGTTTTAAGGGCAGCACACAGATCTATGAGCATATCATCATTGATCTGAGTCTTTGAGTGCTGTTTAGGACACAGTcgcagttaaaggattagttcactttcataacaacaatgcacagataatgtactcacccccttgtcatccaagatgttcatgtctttctttcctcagtcgtaaagaaattgtgttttttttaggaaaacatttcaggatttctctctttatcatggatatggatggagccccgaagtttgaacttccgaaatgcagtttaaatgcagcttcaaaaggctctaaactatcccagccaaggaggaagggtcttatctagcgaaacgatcggttattttcaaaacaaattgacaatttatctactttttgacctcaaatgctcttcttgtctcGACTCTGCGCAGTGAATGTGTAGTCAATATAATCCtcgtcaatgcagttagggtatgtctaaaaactcccatctcgtttatgtcttcaatgtcaaaatcgtcctacaatgcggTTTTTACCttcttttgtaaagggcgtttgagtttctttgtatgttcactttgtaaacactatcacctttttgcagcgatctaaggcgattttgaagttagggaagacaacgagatgggagtttttagacgtaccctaactgtatttacccgaaTCACACAGACTTCGGCTGCAccgagatgagacaagacgagcatttgaggttgaaaagtatataaactgtcaatttgtttagaaaataaccaattgtttcgctagataagacccttcatcctcgactgggatcgtttagagcattttaaagctgcatttaaactgcattttggaagttcaaacttcggggcgccatccatatccattataaagagagaaatcctgaaaggttttcctcaaaaaa belongs to Garra rufa chromosome 3, GarRuf1.0, whole genome shotgun sequence and includes:
- the lgi2a gene encoding leucine-rich repeat LGI family member 2a, giving the protein MTATAICSGFTHASLTNNMRTVLIISALVLCLALLGSAGKKVFRCPSSCSCSKESIICVGSSYVPRFIPNDVSSLSIVNGTFSEVKEAMFSHIPSLQLLLLNSNALTTIRDDAFSGLPHLEYLFIENNKIETTSKYSFRGLRDLTHLSLANNNIKALPRDLFIDLDSLIELDLRGNVFECDCRAKWLMLWLKSTNATVSDVLCAGPEEMKGKRLNDMASLHNECISTDFIPLHSVATESLSVDTFSHKNDVYVAIAAPNIESCMVLQWDHIEMNFRSYDNITGQSIVGCKSVIIQDQVFVIVAQLFGGSHIYKFDEDQSKFTKFQDIEVSKISKPNDIEAFQIGNEWFFIIADSSKAGLSTLYKWNDKGFYSYQSLHEWFRDTDAEFVNLDGKAHLILASRSQVPVIYQWSRSTQKFALQGEIPNMEDVVAVKAFWIKEDLYLAMTRYIGDSKVLHWTAKEFSEIQALPSRGSMILQPFTFKERYYLALGSDYTFSQVYLWDAEEKVFERFKEVYIQAPRSFTVVSTDRRDFLFASSFKGSTQIYEHIIIDLSL